The Bifidobacterium eulemuris genome includes a window with the following:
- a CDS encoding cation:proton antiporter: protein MEVLELILCIVAAVVLSSFLSRFIPKVSTPLVQIALGVLFAQLPFIPDIQLNPELFMVLFIAPLLYLEAHEIDKSALLKTLKLSLSLAIGLAIATMVAVGFALHTAWPAVPLAAALALGAALGPTDAVAVSSLGKEASLTQRQRSVLKGESLFNDASGIVGFQFAIAAAVTGDFAVGEATVEFIFSFIGGTVFGLIVAVIANKVFETVRSMGLETTTTRVLMELFLPFLLYLGAEQCHVSGILAVVAAGLTIRFDRTGIGPNVARTNIVSSSVWGVLSFSLNGAVFILLGMLLPDAMQASWDDPYISNGLLIGIILMVTGVVIVMRFCWISGMLRIARDVNTGLRRKMTFERWRSAAIMTFGGPKGTITLSLMFTIPYAISGGTSFPMRDELIFIASGVIVFTLLLANFLLPLLAPNHSGDKAAELIPITIDVLRATVEELTGRITPENRRPTLMVIDSYTKRISRLKQRIGEGDPQGFERLQIEALHWEKEFVRDHLAEIKADASMDKAEQELEVEACERMLDQIMNALRHASTDADANSGHTVSQVRGRLRMFQRRTGTLAKRTMSKIRHTTPLVSEDDIFARTRQLQVDAIEHVIDRLEEEMSHDTYDTEHCSALIVEYRRADGMLRSRPNMEGSAAAIRQAEDVKRESYGIELGIVQDMLENGDITRAQARALRRNIYVMQVDADSGI from the coding sequence ATGGAAGTTCTTGAGCTGATTCTGTGCATCGTCGCCGCGGTGGTACTGTCGTCGTTTCTGAGCCGGTTCATCCCCAAGGTATCGACGCCTCTGGTGCAGATCGCTTTGGGTGTGCTCTTCGCGCAGCTGCCGTTCATTCCGGACATCCAGCTCAACCCCGAACTGTTCATGGTGCTGTTCATCGCCCCGCTGCTCTACCTCGAGGCGCATGAGATCGATAAGTCGGCGTTGCTTAAAACGTTGAAACTCAGCCTGAGTCTCGCCATCGGCCTGGCCATCGCCACCATGGTGGCGGTCGGTTTCGCGCTGCACACCGCATGGCCCGCCGTCCCGTTGGCGGCGGCGCTGGCGCTCGGCGCGGCGCTCGGCCCCACCGACGCGGTGGCGGTCAGCTCGCTCGGCAAGGAGGCCTCGCTCACCCAACGTCAACGCAGCGTGCTCAAAGGCGAATCGCTATTCAACGACGCCTCGGGCATCGTCGGCTTCCAGTTCGCCATCGCGGCCGCGGTGACCGGCGATTTCGCCGTCGGCGAGGCGACCGTGGAGTTCATCTTCTCCTTCATCGGAGGCACCGTCTTCGGACTTATTGTCGCCGTCATCGCCAACAAAGTCTTTGAAACCGTGCGCTCGATGGGTTTGGAAACCACCACCACCCGCGTGCTGATGGAACTGTTCCTGCCGTTCCTGCTCTACTTGGGCGCGGAGCAATGCCACGTCTCCGGCATTCTCGCGGTCGTCGCCGCGGGCCTGACCATCCGCTTCGACCGCACCGGCATCGGACCGAATGTGGCGCGCACGAACATCGTCTCATCCAGCGTGTGGGGCGTGCTGTCGTTCAGTCTCAACGGCGCGGTGTTCATCCTGCTCGGCATGCTGCTGCCCGACGCGATGCAGGCCAGTTGGGACGATCCGTACATCAGCAACGGACTGCTTATCGGCATCATTCTTATGGTCACCGGCGTGGTTATCGTGATGCGATTCTGCTGGATCTCCGGCATGCTGCGCATCGCCCGTGACGTGAACACCGGCCTGCGCCGCAAGATGACATTCGAACGCTGGCGAAGCGCGGCGATTATGACCTTCGGCGGGCCCAAGGGCACCATCACCCTCTCGCTGATGTTCACCATCCCCTACGCCATCTCCGGCGGAACCTCGTTCCCCATGCGCGACGAACTCATCTTCATCGCTTCGGGTGTGATCGTCTTCACCCTGCTGCTGGCGAACTTCCTGTTGCCGCTGCTCGCGCCCAACCATAGCGGAGACAAGGCCGCGGAGCTCATCCCCATCACCATCGACGTGCTGCGCGCCACCGTGGAGGAACTCACCGGACGCATCACCCCGGAGAACCGACGCCCGACATTGATGGTCATCGACTCGTACACCAAACGCATCTCCCGTCTCAAGCAGCGCATCGGCGAAGGCGACCCGCAAGGCTTTGAGCGGCTGCAGATCGAGGCGTTGCACTGGGAGAAGGAATTCGTGCGCGACCATCTCGCCGAGATCAAGGCCGACGCTTCGATGGACAAGGCCGAACAGGAGCTCGAGGTGGAAGCCTGCGAGCGTATGCTCGACCAGATCATGAACGCACTGCGGCACGCCTCCACCGACGCCGATGCCAACAGCGGGCACACGGTGTCGCAGGTGCGCGGCCGTCTGCGCATGTTCCAACGCCGCACCGGCACGCTGGCCAAGCGCACGATGAGCAAGATTCGCCATACGACGCCGCTGGTGAGCGAGGATGATATTTTCGCGCGCACCAGGCAGTTGCAGGTGGACGCCATCGAGCATGTGATCGACCGGCTCGAAGAGGAGATGAGCCACGACACGTACGACACCGAGCACTGCTCGGCGCTGATCGTCGAATACCGGCGCGCGGACGGTATGCTTCGCTCGCGCCCGAATATGGAGGGCAGCGCGGCCGCCATCCGGCAGGCGGAGGACGTCAAACGCGAAAGCTACGGCATCGAGCTCGGCATCGTGCAGGATATGCTCGAAAACGGCGACATCACACGCGCCCAAGCGCGAGCGCTGCGACGGAATATCTATGTGATGCAGGTCGATGCCGATTCCGGCATCTAA
- a CDS encoding nucleoside deaminase → MTPQDAMRQALDLARQAALAGDVPVGAVVLDADGRIIGRGYNTREAQGDPLAHAEILAMREAAQSRSLRQPEAEPPFPRHPERSEAKSRDLTAWNLADCTLVVTLEPCPMCAGACLQTHIGRIVFGAWDAKLGACGSIWDIPRDPHVGHTPQVVGGVSERDCAALLTDFFAARR, encoded by the coding sequence ATGACCCCACAGGACGCCATGAGACAGGCTTTGGACCTCGCCCGGCAGGCCGCGCTCGCCGGCGATGTGCCCGTCGGCGCGGTGGTGCTTGATGCGGATGGCCGGATCATCGGCCGCGGCTACAACACCCGCGAGGCGCAAGGCGATCCGCTCGCCCACGCCGAAATCCTCGCCATGCGAGAAGCCGCCCAGTCCCGTTCCCTTCGTCAGCCCGAGGCCGAGCCGCCCTTCCCTCGTCATCCCGAGCGAAGCGAAGCGAAGTCGAGGGATCTCACCGCATGGAATCTCGCCGACTGCACGCTGGTCGTCACGCTGGAACCCTGCCCCATGTGCGCGGGCGCGTGCCTGCAAACCCATATCGGCCGCATCGTATTCGGCGCGTGGGATGCCAAGCTGGGAGCCTGCGGTTCCATATGGGATATCCCACGCGACCCGCACGTCGGCCACACCCCGCAGGTCGTGGGCGGTGTGAGCGAGCGTGATTGCGCCGCGCTGCTCACCGACTTCTTCGCCGCGCGCCGGTAA
- a CDS encoding alpha-galactosidase, which yields MSHITRIQGASSNGTALTAAYVEQTDANIAFALVSPDGELPRLVHWGRPLADPETVIALYDALKPQRVSGALDDVAWPSILPTQAESWIGEPRLVLRRDGVEMFCKFTVADIAVADDMGTLDAPWEFNADGSHVAPAQPVPGVRVIARDDEQGVEIAWRMELLPGGLIRQQAAVRNIAEEAAPLEVGHVELGFPLPAQMSEILTTTGRHLRERSPQRQPLTIGRFAKSSLVGRPDFDASLLLSVGVPGFGFEHGEVYSVHVGWSGNSVLSAERLPYTQGVIGGGELLFGGEIVLGGADDVYTTPWVYGSYGDGLNEVSARFHDHLRSRHPRLIEKPRPVILNTWEAVYFDHNFDTLAALADKAVESGVERFVVDDGWFGSRRDDTSGLGDWQISPEVWPDGDKSLKALADYVHGKGMEFGLWFEPEMINPDSDVARAHPDWVLAPTANRLPMQGRTQQVLDLTNPEAFDYILGCMDQLVGELGIDYIKWDHNKLVTEAASRSTGRPAVHQQTEAVYEIFRELIQRHPGLEIESCSSGGGRVDLGILEYASRIWVSDCVDPVERADIQRYTSLLVPPMMMGEHVGASPAHSTKRSTSQEMRMATAFFGHMGIEWNLNKEPQEALDLLGAWVSEFKKHRGWFAQGDCVHADSADQSVRLDGMVKPDRSAAVYRFTQLTTSQTYPSAPVHLPGLDPRETYRVLPLGTRRQSNPEIHCGQSELGWWNDNGVVLPGEILRTYGIRPPAIQPEEAVLFYVVKA from the coding sequence ATGTCGCACATCACACGAATCCAAGGCGCTTCATCCAACGGCACCGCACTTACCGCAGCCTACGTCGAACAGACGGACGCCAACATCGCGTTCGCGCTGGTGTCGCCCGACGGCGAACTGCCGCGCCTCGTCCACTGGGGGCGGCCCCTCGCCGATCCCGAAACCGTGATCGCGCTGTATGACGCACTCAAACCGCAGCGCGTCTCCGGTGCGCTCGACGACGTCGCCTGGCCCTCCATCCTGCCCACGCAGGCGGAATCCTGGATCGGGGAGCCGCGTCTGGTGCTGCGTCGCGACGGAGTGGAGATGTTCTGCAAGTTCACCGTCGCCGACATCGCCGTGGCCGACGATATGGGCACGTTGGACGCGCCTTGGGAATTCAACGCCGACGGCAGCCACGTCGCCCCGGCGCAGCCCGTTCCCGGCGTCCGCGTCATCGCCCGCGACGACGAGCAGGGCGTGGAAATCGCATGGCGCATGGAACTGCTGCCCGGCGGTCTAATCCGCCAGCAGGCCGCCGTGCGCAACATCGCCGAAGAAGCCGCGCCGCTGGAAGTCGGCCATGTGGAACTCGGCTTCCCGCTGCCCGCGCAGATGAGCGAAATCCTTACCACCACCGGCCGCCACCTGCGCGAACGCTCCCCGCAGCGCCAGCCGCTCACCATCGGCCGCTTCGCCAAGTCCTCGCTCGTGGGCCGCCCCGACTTCGACGCCAGCCTGCTGCTCAGCGTCGGCGTGCCCGGCTTCGGTTTCGAACATGGCGAGGTCTACTCCGTGCATGTGGGCTGGAGCGGCAACTCCGTGCTGTCCGCGGAACGCCTGCCCTACACGCAAGGCGTGATCGGCGGCGGCGAACTGCTGTTCGGCGGCGAAATCGTCCTGGGCGGAGCGGACGACGTCTACACCACCCCCTGGGTCTACGGATCCTACGGCGACGGCCTCAACGAAGTCTCCGCCCGCTTTCACGACCATCTGCGCTCCCGCCACCCGCGCCTCATCGAAAAGCCGCGTCCGGTTATCCTCAACACGTGGGAGGCCGTCTACTTCGACCATAACTTCGACACCCTCGCCGCGCTCGCCGACAAGGCGGTTGAATCCGGCGTGGAACGCTTCGTGGTGGACGACGGTTGGTTCGGCTCCCGCCGCGACGACACCTCCGGCCTCGGCGACTGGCAGATCTCGCCTGAAGTCTGGCCGGACGGCGACAAGTCGCTGAAGGCGCTCGCCGACTACGTGCATGGCAAGGGCATGGAGTTCGGCCTGTGGTTCGAGCCCGAGATGATCAACCCCGATTCCGACGTGGCCCGCGCCCATCCCGACTGGGTGCTCGCGCCGACCGCGAACCGCCTGCCCATGCAGGGGCGCACCCAGCAGGTGCTCGATCTGACCAATCCGGAGGCGTTCGACTACATTCTCGGATGCATGGACCAGTTGGTGGGCGAACTGGGCATCGACTACATCAAGTGGGACCACAACAAGCTCGTCACCGAAGCCGCCTCCCGCAGTACGGGCCGCCCGGCCGTGCATCAGCAGACCGAAGCGGTGTATGAGATCTTCCGCGAACTGATCCAGCGCCACCCCGGGCTGGAAATCGAAAGCTGCTCCTCCGGCGGCGGCCGCGTGGACCTCGGCATCCTGGAATACGCCAGCCGCATCTGGGTGTCCGATTGTGTGGATCCGGTCGAGCGTGCCGACATCCAGCGCTACACCTCGCTGCTGGTGCCGCCGATGATGATGGGCGAGCATGTGGGCGCCAGTCCCGCGCATTCCACCAAGCGTTCCACCAGTCAGGAGATGCGCATGGCGACGGCGTTCTTCGGTCATATGGGCATCGAATGGAACCTGAACAAGGAGCCGCAGGAGGCCCTCGACCTGCTGGGTGCGTGGGTGAGCGAGTTCAAGAAGCACCGCGGCTGGTTCGCGCAGGGTGACTGCGTGCATGCCGATTCCGCCGACCAGTCCGTCCGTCTCGACGGCATGGTCAAGCCGGACCGTTCGGCCGCCGTGTATCGCTTCACGCAGCTGACCACAAGCCAGACCTATCCGTCCGCGCCCGTGCATCTGCCGGGGCTTGATCCGCGGGAGACGTACCGTGTGCTGCCGCTGGGGACGCGTAGGCAGTCGAATCCCGAAATCCACTGTGGGCAGAGCGAGCTCGGCTGGTGGAATGATAACGGCGTGGTGCTGCCCGGAGAGATTCTGCGCACCTATGGCATCCGTCCGCCGGCGATCCAGCCGGAGGAGGCCGTCCTGTTCTACGTCGTTAAGGCCTGA
- a CDS encoding ROK family transcriptional regulator yields MADENAIPQWFSGSEHTHKVAAAIAKYGPIARTTLAQMLGLSQGALSRITSDLIYAGVIEELPASADGPKGRLPEGFTPKESADRRGRPQTSLALCANARTFVGLKVHGHYAVAAAVNAHGEVVSGRYEETFENQSPDCVTATIAKLVAGCAADVVASGLPSPLAVGVAVGGHVQEDSVVTFAPFLHWTEDIDLGKMVHQATGLPCGVFNDIDSLLVDACWFGPGVGYEMFAVLTIGVGVGYSLAVRGEPVTYPDKSYGLIGHILVDPEGPRCISGHVGCAQCFTDDSIAEQYSAIIGRAASFEDFADDARRGVPQAAQLLNRTCFRLGTLIATIANVAMPGMVMVAGESAFLAKIGIDSIRDGISRHRHNQAAPVKFVVADHDWQLWAKAAASRVIVNHIG; encoded by the coding sequence ATGGCCGACGAAAATGCGATTCCGCAATGGTTTTCCGGTTCCGAACACACGCATAAGGTGGCGGCCGCCATTGCGAAATACGGCCCCATCGCCCGCACGACGCTCGCCCAGATGCTGGGGCTGTCGCAAGGCGCACTGTCGCGCATCACCAGCGACCTCATCTACGCCGGCGTGATTGAGGAACTGCCTGCCAGCGCCGACGGGCCCAAAGGCCGACTGCCGGAGGGGTTCACCCCGAAGGAAAGCGCGGATCGACGCGGACGCCCGCAGACCTCGTTGGCCTTATGCGCGAACGCCCGCACGTTTGTGGGATTGAAGGTGCACGGGCATTACGCTGTGGCCGCGGCGGTCAATGCGCATGGCGAGGTGGTGTCGGGGCGTTATGAGGAAACATTCGAGAATCAGTCGCCGGATTGTGTGACCGCGACAATCGCCAAGCTGGTCGCCGGATGCGCCGCCGATGTCGTCGCGTCAGGACTCCCCTCGCCTCTGGCGGTCGGCGTCGCGGTCGGCGGCCATGTGCAGGAGGATTCGGTGGTGACGTTCGCGCCGTTCCTGCATTGGACCGAGGACATCGACCTCGGCAAGATGGTTCATCAGGCCACCGGACTGCCGTGCGGAGTGTTCAACGACATCGACTCGCTGCTGGTGGACGCCTGCTGGTTCGGCCCCGGCGTGGGCTATGAGATGTTCGCCGTGCTCACCATCGGCGTCGGCGTGGGGTATTCGCTGGCCGTGCGCGGCGAGCCGGTCACCTACCCGGACAAAAGCTACGGACTGATCGGGCATATCCTCGTCGACCCCGAAGGGCCGCGCTGCATCTCCGGCCATGTGGGATGCGCGCAATGCTTCACCGACGATTCCATCGCGGAACAGTACTCGGCGATTATCGGACGGGCCGCCTCATTCGAGGATTTCGCCGACGATGCGCGCCGTGGCGTGCCGCAGGCCGCGCAGCTGCTCAACCGCACCTGCTTCCGGTTGGGCACGCTGATCGCCACCATAGCGAATGTGGCGATGCCCGGCATGGTGATGGTCGCCGGAGAGTCGGCGTTCCTCGCCAAAATCGGCATCGATTCGATTCGCGACGGCATCAGCCGGCACCGGCACAATCAGGCGGCACCGGTGAAATTCGTCGTCGCCGACCACGACTGGCAGCTGTGGGCCAAAGCCGCCGCCAGTCGCGTCATCGTCAACCACATCGGCTGA
- a CDS encoding ABC transporter substrate-binding protein: protein MKEDSPTRTSRRLHAVLRSAAAVACTVAVGVGLAGCGSSTAGTVTLDFFQFKSEAADQFKTMIEEFEAENPTIKVTINNSANAQTDLRTRFVKNRIPDVITFNGDISFGYFAASGVFYDFTDEEIVDELNPGMVEIAKNLVQTTDQSKKRLYGLPFAGNASGYIYNKALWREVGLDPENPPTTWSEFTVMLETFQEAGINPLQGTVADAWTTQAPLASLAGTLVPESEYTGLKTGETTFQEIWTEAVEKEAELFTYSTADTGVTYQQGTQNFANGEAAIIPLGTYAIPQILLINPDIELGFAQMPASDDPDEQILTAGDDVMLTIGADTKYPEEAMKLVEFLMQEEQLNAYADAQSAITPLKETHFGNEALETVRSFFEENRLADFCDHYIPSSINIGGYLQTMVTSGDTDRFLNQMQSEWDKVQARTFE, encoded by the coding sequence ATGAAAGAGGATTCCCCCACTCGCACAAGCCGCCGGTTGCATGCCGTGCTGCGCAGCGCCGCGGCCGTGGCCTGCACCGTCGCCGTGGGCGTCGGCCTGGCCGGGTGCGGTTCGAGCACCGCGGGCACGGTGACGCTGGATTTCTTCCAGTTCAAGTCCGAGGCCGCCGACCAGTTCAAAACGATGATCGAGGAGTTCGAAGCGGAGAACCCGACCATCAAGGTCACCATCAACAACTCCGCCAACGCGCAGACCGACCTGCGCACCCGCTTCGTCAAGAACCGCATCCCGGATGTGATCACCTTCAACGGCGACATCAGCTTCGGCTACTTCGCCGCCTCCGGTGTGTTCTACGACTTCACCGACGAGGAGATCGTCGATGAGCTCAACCCCGGCATGGTCGAGATCGCCAAGAACCTCGTGCAGACCACCGACCAGTCCAAGAAGCGCCTGTACGGCCTGCCGTTCGCCGGCAATGCCTCCGGATACATCTACAACAAGGCGTTGTGGCGCGAGGTGGGGCTGGATCCCGAAAATCCGCCGACCACTTGGAGCGAGTTCACCGTCATGTTGGAGACCTTCCAAGAAGCCGGCATCAACCCGCTGCAGGGCACGGTCGCCGACGCATGGACCACGCAGGCGCCGCTCGCCTCGCTGGCTGGCACGCTGGTTCCCGAAAGCGAATACACGGGCCTGAAAACCGGCGAGACCACCTTCCAGGAGATCTGGACGGAGGCCGTGGAGAAGGAAGCCGAACTGTTCACCTACTCCACCGCGGACACAGGCGTCACCTACCAGCAGGGCACGCAGAACTTCGCCAACGGCGAGGCCGCGATCATCCCGCTCGGCACCTACGCCATCCCGCAGATCCTGCTCATCAACCCCGATATCGAGCTGGGCTTCGCGCAGATGCCCGCCTCCGACGATCCGGACGAGCAGATCCTCACCGCAGGCGACGACGTGATGCTCACCATCGGAGCCGACACCAAATATCCCGAAGAGGCGATGAAGCTCGTCGAATTCCTCATGCAGGAGGAACAGCTCAACGCCTACGCCGACGCGCAGTCCGCCATCACCCCGCTTAAGGAGACCCACTTCGGCAACGAGGCGCTGGAAACCGTGCGTTCCTTCTTCGAGGAGAACCGTCTGGCCGACTTCTGCGACCATTACATCCCCTCGTCCATCAACATCGGCGGCTACCTGCAGACCATGGTGACCAGCGGCGACACCGACCGCTTCCTGAACCAGATGCAGAGCGAATGGGACAAGGTCCAGGCCAGGACCTTCGAGTGA
- a CDS encoding carbohydrate ABC transporter permease, translated as MMSNVKSAKKKVSAFSTRKVDRAYYWMAVPAAIIFAIFLYVPFLQGVFYSFTNSQGYGDYKFIGLKNYFALFQDNRVGHAYLFTFAIAIVITVLVNIIAMFLAVALNGKIAFKNGFRAIFFIPYTLSVLVIGYVFKYIFMNPLPELGKALGIEWLSSSLLTNEQLAWIPIVFLAVWQSVAYSVLLYLAGLQTIDEEIYEAAAIDGVNSWQKFWKITFPLIGPFFTINLVISLKNALNTFDQVVALTEGGPNSSTETVTYLIWKGGLTGGEYAYQTANAVLFFVVLAVIAIVQLKISNSQEKI; from the coding sequence ATGATGAGCAACGTCAAATCCGCCAAGAAGAAGGTCTCCGCCTTCTCCACCCGCAAGGTCGACCGCGCCTATTATTGGATGGCCGTGCCCGCGGCGATCATCTTCGCGATCTTCCTGTACGTGCCGTTCCTGCAGGGCGTGTTCTACTCGTTCACGAACTCCCAGGGCTACGGCGACTACAAGTTCATCGGACTGAAGAACTACTTCGCCCTGTTCCAGGACAATCGCGTGGGCCACGCCTACCTGTTCACCTTCGCGATCGCCATCGTGATCACCGTTCTGGTGAACATCATCGCCATGTTCCTCGCGGTCGCGCTCAACGGCAAGATCGCGTTCAAGAACGGCTTCCGCGCGATCTTCTTCATCCCCTACACCCTGTCGGTGCTGGTGATCGGCTACGTGTTCAAATACATCTTCATGAACCCGCTGCCCGAACTCGGCAAGGCGCTCGGCATCGAGTGGCTGTCCAGCTCGCTGCTCACCAACGAGCAGCTCGCGTGGATTCCGATCGTGTTCCTCGCCGTATGGCAGTCCGTCGCTTATTCGGTGCTGCTCTACCTCGCCGGCCTGCAGACCATCGACGAGGAGATCTACGAGGCGGCCGCGATCGACGGCGTGAACTCCTGGCAGAAGTTCTGGAAGATCACCTTCCCGCTGATCGGCCCCTTCTTCACCATCAATCTGGTGATCAGCCTCAAGAACGCGCTTAACACCTTCGACCAGGTGGTGGCGTTGACCGAAGGCGGTCCGAACTCCTCCACCGAAACGGTGACCTATCTCATTTGGAAGGGCGGCCTGACCGGCGGCGAATACGCCTACCAGACCGCGAACGCCGTGCTGTTCTTCGTCGTGCTGGCCGTGATCGCCATCGTCCAGCTGAAGATCTCCAACAGCCAGGAAAAGATCTGA
- a CDS encoding carbohydrate ABC transporter permease — MTSATNTSVASATESASLKFRKDRNINWWLTAVVAVLSLTILIPLYFTIVTALKTPAEAGTFALPTSWEWHNFLDASNKVNYPKAALNSAIITVAAVVLTLITNTFVAYAVARNQDKRFFRFLYYFFILAMFVPFSVVMLPIAKQMGTLHLDNQLGLIVLYTILGLGTNLFIATGFIKSIPVSLEEAARMDGASTWRIFWQIIFPLMGPINATIAITTCLWAWNDFLLPLIVLTDQSNQTIPLAQYVFSSQFATNYPMAFSSYLMAMAPVLVVYIFAQKWVVGGVMRGAVK; from the coding sequence ATGACCAGCGCAACCAACACCTCCGTCGCCTCCGCCACGGAGTCGGCAAGCCTCAAATTCCGTAAGGACCGCAACATCAACTGGTGGCTCACCGCCGTCGTGGCCGTCCTGTCCCTGACCATTCTGATCCCGCTGTACTTCACCATCGTCACGGCGTTGAAAACCCCGGCCGAGGCCGGCACTTTCGCCCTGCCGACCAGCTGGGAATGGCATAACTTCCTCGACGCCTCCAACAAGGTGAACTACCCCAAGGCGGCGCTCAACTCCGCGATCATCACCGTCGCCGCGGTGGTGCTCACGCTCATCACCAACACCTTCGTGGCCTACGCCGTGGCGCGCAATCAGGACAAGCGGTTCTTCCGCTTCCTGTATTACTTCTTCATCCTCGCCATGTTCGTGCCGTTCTCGGTGGTGATGCTGCCGATCGCCAAGCAGATGGGCACCCTGCATCTCGACAACCAGCTCGGCTTGATCGTGCTGTACACGATTCTCGGCCTCGGCACGAACCTGTTCATCGCCACCGGCTTCATCAAGTCGATTCCCGTCTCTCTGGAAGAGGCGGCCCGCATGGACGGCGCCAGCACCTGGCGCATCTTCTGGCAGATCATCTTCCCGCTGATGGGACCGATCAACGCCACCATCGCGATCACCACCTGCCTGTGGGCGTGGAACGACTTCCTGCTGCCGTTGATCGTGCTCACCGACCAAAGCAACCAGACGATCCCGCTGGCCCAGTACGTGTTCAGCTCGCAGTTCGCCACCAACTACCCGATGGCGTTCTCCAGCTACCTCATGGCCATGGCCCCCGTCCTAGTCGTCTACATCTTCGCCCAAAAGTGGGTCGTTGGTGGAGTAATGCGCGGCGCCGTTAAGTAA